The nucleotide sequence TTCCCCTTTTGGTCAAAGCTGCTGCTGGTGGTGGCGGCAAAGGTATGAGGATAGTACATTCCGAAGAAAAACTAGAACAAGCTATTGAGAGCGCTAAACGCGAATCTAAATCTGCTTTTGGTAACGACACAGTCTTCTTGGAAAAATACTTGGATAAACCTAGACATATTGAGTTCCAGGTATTAGCTGATGAACATGGTAACGTTATACATTTGTTTGAGAGAGAATGTTCCATACAGCGTAGACATCAGAAGATTATTGAGGAGACTCCATCACCTGTTATGACACCTCAGCTTCGTGAAAAAATGGGTAAAGCTGCTGTTAAGGCTGCTGAGGCGGTTGGTTACACAAACGCTGGTACCGTTGAGTTTATGATAGATGGTAACCTGAATTTTTATTTCATGGAGATGAACACTCGTTTGCAGGTTGAGCATCCTATTACTGAGATGACCACTGGTATAGATTTGGTTAAATGGCAGCTTCGTATCGCTGATGGTCAAGAGCTTACACTAAAACAAAAGGATCTTAGTCAGCGTGGACATGCAATAGAATGCCGTATATATGCTGAGGACCCATCAAATGGTTTCCTACCAAGTGTTGGCAACCTAGAGAAAGTTGATGTACCAAACATACCTAATGTTAGGAACGACAGTGGTATCGAGACTGGTATGAAGATCACACCTTATTATGATCCATTGCTTGCTAAACTAGTGGTTTGTAGTGAAAACAGAAAAGATAGTATCAATAAGATGATAAGGGCTCTCTCTAACTATGTGGTGCTAGGTGTTACCACAAATATACCTTTTTTGAAAAAAGTTTTAGAGCATAAGGAGTTTAAAAAAGGTAATATAACAACCCATTTTATTGACAACTATTTCAAGGATTGGACTATCGCAAAGAAAGGTTTACCAGTTGATGCTGTTATATCATTAGCTGTTTATGATGCTATGCATTCTAAGAGAGAGGAGTATGTTAGGTTCAAAGAAGCTGATCCACACTCCCCATGGAAACATGTTGGTAGATGGAGGATGGGGGCTGGTGTATAATGTTCATTAATTATGAGCATAACAATCATGTTTACAACGTGGTGGTTGAGCGGAGAGGAGATCATTATTTCATAATGTATGATAACACAGAGTATACTGTTCAGGCTGAGGAGGTTAAACCTGGTGCATTGAAAATAAAACTCGGCGATCGTATTATAAAAAGTGTGATAACTGAGAGTGAAAAAGACAAGTTTGTTTTTGTAGACGGTGATGTTTTCAATGTCAAAAAAATTGAGCTAACTGGTAGTAAAAAAACAAAGAAGAAAGAAGAGGGTGATATAAACTCGCCTATATCTGGTAAGGTTGTTAGCGTGAAAGTAAAAAATGGTGACAAGGTTAAAGCCGGTGATGTAATTATGGTTATTGAGGCTATGAAGATGGAGTACCTCATACGAGCACCATACGATGGTAAGGTCAAAAAAGTTAATTTCAAAGAGAATGATCAGATTGAGATAGGTCAGACAACTGTTGATCTTGTAAAAACTGGTAAGGGGGATTGATTTTTTTTATGGATGTTATAGAAAGTAGGGTTGATACTGGAAGTAAAGAGTACAAAGAAAATTTTGCTCATTATGAGAAACTTGTTAAAGATCTTAAACAAAAAATCGCTATGGTTTCTAAGGGTGGTGGAGAAGAGAAGATAAAGCTCCATAAGTCTCGTAATAAGATGCTTGTGCGGGAGCGTATAGAGGCTCTCCTTGACCCTGATACTCCTTTTATGGAGTTTAACCCGCTTGCTGCTTTTGACATGTATGATAACAATTCACCTTGTGCTGGTATTGTTACTGGTATTGGTATTGTTCATGGTCGTGAGGTTGTTATTGTTGCTAATGATGCAACTGTTACTGGTGGCACTTATTATCCTATGACTGTCAAGAAGCATCTGCGTGCGCAGGAGATAGCAATGGAGAACAACCTACCATGTATATATCTTGTTGACTCCGGTGGAGCTTTTCTACCAATGCAAGACGAAGTGTTCCCGGATCGTGAACATTTTGGTAGAATTTTTTACAACCAGGCTAAGATGTCTTCAATGCAAATACCACAGATAGCTGTTGTCATGGGTTCTTGTACAGCTGGTGGGGCTTATGTTCCTGCTATGTCTGATGAGACCGTGATCGTAAAAGGAACAGGTACCATCTTCCTCGGTGGACCACCATTGGTGAAGGCTGCTACTGGTGAGGAGGTTACCGCTGAGGAACTAGGTGGTGCAGACGTACATTGTAAACAGAGTGGCGTAACAGACCATTATGCCAATGATGACCTAGAGGCTATTCATATAACCAGGAATATTGTTGAAAACCTTAACCGACCTGAGAAAACATTCCTTGATGTAACAAAACCTGAGGAACCACTCTATGATATAAAAGAGATATATGGTATTATACCCAGGGATTTACGTAAACCTTTTGAGGTACGTGAGATCATAGCTAGGATCGTTGATGGTTCTAAGTTCCATGAGTTCAAAGCCCTTTATGGTGAAACATTGGTTTGTGGTTTCGCACGTATAATGGGTTACCCAGTTGGTATACTAGCAAACAATGGTGTGCTGTTTTCAGAATCTGCTCTAAAGGGAACACATTTTATAGAATTATGTTGTCAACGTAAAATACCATTAGTTTTTCTACAGAATATAACTGGTTTCATGGTCGGCAAAAAATATGAGGCAGGTGGCATAGCAAAAGACGGAGCGAAAATGGTTACAGCTGTTACATGCGCACAAGTACCAAAATTCACTGTCATCATCGGCGGTTCTTTTGGCGCTGGTAACTACGGTATGTGCGGTAGAGCATATGGGCCACGTCAACTCTGGATGTGGCCAAACGCACGCATAAGTGTCATGGGTGGTGAACAAGCAGCTAATGTTTTGTTAACTGTTAAACGTGACCAACTCTGGCGAAAAGGAAAAGAGATGACTGAGAAAGAAGAAAAAGAGATAACAGAACCCATCCTGAAAAAATATGAACATGAGGGAAACCCATACTATAGTACCGCTCGTATATGGGATGATGGTGTCATCGATCCTGTTGACACAAGATTAGTTTTAGGATTAGGTATTTCTGCGTCTTTAAACGCACCTATACCAGACTGGAAACCTGGTGTATTCAGAATGTAAAAGAAGAGGTTTATCAAATGAAAAAAGAAGATACATATAAATGCGAAATCTGTGGAAAAACAACCAAAATATCAGTTAAAAAAAATCCGATGTGTTGCGGTAAACCAATGAAAAAACTTCCTTTGGAAGTTTGTTTACAACCTGCGCACGCTGAACATGCTAGGCCTATGATGGATGAAGATGCATGTGACGAAGGACGCGCAGGTTAAATAATCTCTACATAAATCTCTCAAACCGGTCTTTCGTCACTTTGCAGATAGGACAAACTTCAGGTGGTTCATCTCTAGCGCATAGGTATCCGCAGACTTTGCATCTCCAAACTGGTTTAGACAAATTAGTAAAAACATTTCCTGTCTTTTTTTGTTCCATCTTACCTCTCTTCTCTTTAGGTGGTCTTCGCTCAGGAATTGAACCAAACTGTTTTTTTCCATCAACAACATCTTTAGAGACATACAAACCACAGTAACAAGTCCCGTATTCATCTAAATCAGAGTCACGGTAATCACATGGGCATATTATGTCAAGATCATCAGATTTTTTACCGGTCGCAAGCCTGCAAGGGCATGCTTGATAACCGTATCTTTTTTCGTTTGTAAGAAGACCTTTTATCAGTGCTTTTGTAAAATCTATATCTGGGTTTAGGTGGTAACCAGCGGATTTAGCATCTTTATCTAGTTTTTCGTAAAAAGCATCCACTTCATCGCTCATAACCCAAGTACCTCTTTGATTTCATCTTCTTTGTATCCCACTATACATTTTTTGTTGTTGAATACCATTGTTGGAAAAGAACATGATGGGTTCCATTTTTTGATATCTTCCATTGCTTTGTCTTTGTCGTCTTCATCTAGTAAATCAACATATATGTATTGGTAATCAACCCCAAGTTTATCTAGGAATTCTTTTGTCTTCTTACACCAGATACACGTGCTTAGAGCGTAGAGTAAAATTTTGCCTTTGTTTTTTCCTTTTACATGCTCGAATTTTATCATTTTTTTAACCCCCCTCTTTCGATATATCTATTTAGATATACAAATTCATCTATCTTCTTCCTAGTAGGTCTCTCTTTTTCAGCCTCAACCTGCTTATCAGAAAGAATAGGATCAATCTTATCAGAACGCCTACCAAAAATAACAAGAGCAATAACATCAACATTATCAGGTATACCAAGAATCTCCCTAGTCTTTTTAGGACTATAACCAGCAATAGGATGAGCAACAAAACCAAGCTCAGCTGCCCTAAGAATCATTGCACTAGTAGCCATACCAATATCAAACTGGTAATAAACCCTATCCCTAATTATACAATCATCTTCTCTTCTACCAAGAACAACAATAATCATAGATCCTTTTCTCGCCCATTCATTACCCTGAGACAATGCTTATGCATCTTTTTTAAAACCTCTTTATCGTAAACAAAAACATATGCCATGGTTGATTATTAAAACAAGAAGCGGTAAGTTGCGCACACTCCGCAAGATCTTTTATCAAATCTATGCTGATTTCAACTGGTTCTAAAGACCTATATGCCCTTCTCTTAACTATAGCCTCTTTAACATTCATACTAAATTCTCCCCGAAATACTTGTAACAGATATCTATCAGACTAATATATGATTTTATTATAAACCTAGTCGCCTTGCGATAACCATTCTTTGTACTTCAGAAGTACCCTCACCTATCTGACAGAGTTTAACATCCCTATAGAACCTTTCAAGTGGACGATCCCGCATATAACCATAGCCACCATGTATCTGAATAGCATTTCTTGTAGCACGCATAGCAATCTCAGAAGCAAATAATTTAGCCATCGCAGCCTCTTTGCTAAATGGTTTATTATGATCCTCAAGGTAAGCAGCACGGTAAACAAGAAGACGAGCAGCATCGATTTCTGTAGCCATATCAGCTATCATCCACTGTATAGCCTGATTTTTCCCAATAGGTTTACCAAATTGCTCACGTTGTTTAGCGTACTCAATACTCTCCTCAAGCGCACCCCTAGCTATACCAACCGCCATTGCACCAATAGCAGTCCTACCACGATCAAGAATATTCATAGCACCAATAAAACCCATATCCTTCTCACCAAGAAGATTCTCCTTTGGTATACGACAATCCTCAAAAATAAGCTCAGCAGTTCTACTACCACGAAGACCAAGCTTATCCTCAATCTGACCTGCCCTAAAACCAGGTGTACCTTTTTCAACGATGAACGCACTAATACCTTTTGCACCTTTGGTTTTATCTGTCTTAGCCATAACAGTAACAACCGCAGCTATATCACCACTCGTGATAAACTGTTTAGTACCATTCAACACCCACTCGTCACCATCAAGAACAGCCGTGGTTTGAATCGAAGCAGCATCAGAACCAGCATTAGGCTCAGTCAATGCCCAAGCAGCAACAGCTTTACCATTCAAAAGATTAGGTAAATATTTTTTACGCTGCTCCTCAGTACCCTTCTCATATATATGACCAACACCAAGCGAGTTATGAGCCTCAACAGTTATACCAGTAGAACCACAAACACGTGAAATTTCCTCAAGAGCAATCATATAACTAACACGATCTATACCAGCGCCACCATACTTCTTAGGAACAGTCATACCCATAAGACCCATCTTACCCATCTTTTTGATAAGATCCCAAGAAAAATACTCTTCCTTATCGATTTTAGAAGCAAGTGGCTTGATTTCCTTTTCAGCAAACTCATGTATAGTCTTCTGAAACATCTTCTGCTGATCTGTCAACTCGAAATCCACAAAATCACCATACCCCTGATACAATATGGTTCTAAAAAACCTTTAGGTAAAATAAACCAGATAAAACATAATAAAAAAACCCTTAACCTAAAGGACATTTTATGCTAAAATCACATAAGAGAACTATTATAATATATTACGTATTCCTGGTTATGCCACCTGATTAGACCGTGGCACAAGATTATACAATGGAAAGTGATACTAAATATGATAGAAATAAAAGTACAAAATATTGTAGCATCTACAACATTTGCAGAGAAATTGGATCTAGATGTTATAGCACAATCATTAGAAGAAGCTGAATATGAACCAGAACAGTTCCCAGGGCTTGTATACCGCCTAGATAAACCTAAAACAGCAACTCTTCTTTTTAGAAGTGGTGCTGCTAATTGTACTGGTGCAAAAACTATAGAGGATGTAAAAACTACGGTGAAAATAATAGCAGAGAAACTAGAAAACATAGGCATAAAAGTGTACAAAAACCCTGAGATTGTAATCCAAAATATTGTAGCCACATCTGATGTAGGGGGAGAACTGAACCTTAGTGAGGTAGCTGTAGCACTTGGTTTAGAAAACGTCGAGTATGAACCAGAACAGTTCCCAGGACTAGTATATCGTATAAAGGAACCAAGGGTAGCAATGCTCTTGTTTGGCTCTGGTAAAATAGTCTGCGCGGGTGCAAGAAAGA is from Candidatus Thermoplasmatota archaeon and encodes:
- the accC gene encoding acetyl-CoA carboxylase biotin carboxylase subunit, which translates into the protein MFKKVLVANRGEIAVRVIHGCQEMGIKTVAVYSDVDANAPHVNLADEAVNLGDPTPSESYLNISKIIEAAQSVGAEAIHPGYGFLAENPDFPQACSDKGIKFIGPSAKVIAMMGDKIAAKKIMEKAGVPVIPGYHGLKQDNTTLVKEGKKIGFPLLVKAAAGGGGKGMRIVHSEEKLEQAIESAKRESKSAFGNDTVFLEKYLDKPRHIEFQVLADEHGNVIHLFERECSIQRRHQKIIEETPSPVMTPQLREKMGKAAVKAAEAVGYTNAGTVEFMIDGNLNFYFMEMNTRLQVEHPITEMTTGIDLVKWQLRIADGQELTLKQKDLSQRGHAIECRIYAEDPSNGFLPSVGNLEKVDVPNIPNVRNDSGIETGMKITPYYDPLLAKLVVCSENRKDSINKMIRALSNYVVLGVTTNIPFLKKVLEHKEFKKGNITTHFIDNYFKDWTIAKKGLPVDAVISLAVYDAMHSKREEYVRFKEADPHSPWKHVGRWRMGAGV
- a CDS encoding biotin/lipoyl-binding protein — protein: MFINYEHNNHVYNVVVERRGDHYFIMYDNTEYTVQAEEVKPGALKIKLGDRIIKSVITESEKDKFVFVDGDVFNVKKIELTGSKKTKKKEEGDINSPISGKVVSVKVKNGDKVKAGDVIMVIEAMKMEYLIRAPYDGKVKKVNFKENDQIEIGQTTVDLVKTGKGD
- a CDS encoding carboxyl transferase domain-containing protein, with amino-acid sequence MDVIESRVDTGSKEYKENFAHYEKLVKDLKQKIAMVSKGGGEEKIKLHKSRNKMLVRERIEALLDPDTPFMEFNPLAAFDMYDNNSPCAGIVTGIGIVHGREVVIVANDATVTGGTYYPMTVKKHLRAQEIAMENNLPCIYLVDSGGAFLPMQDEVFPDREHFGRIFYNQAKMSSMQIPQIAVVMGSCTAGGAYVPAMSDETVIVKGTGTIFLGGPPLVKAATGEEVTAEELGGADVHCKQSGVTDHYANDDLEAIHITRNIVENLNRPEKTFLDVTKPEEPLYDIKEIYGIIPRDLRKPFEVREIIARIVDGSKFHEFKALYGETLVCGFARIMGYPVGILANNGVLFSESALKGTHFIELCCQRKIPLVFLQNITGFMVGKKYEAGGIAKDGAKMVTAVTCAQVPKFTVIIGGSFGAGNYGMCGRAYGPRQLWMWPNARISVMGGEQAANVLLTVKRDQLWRKGKEMTEKEEKEITEPILKKYEHEGNPYYSTARIWDDGVIDPVDTRLVLGLGISASLNAPIPDWKPGVFRM
- a CDS encoding ferredoxin-thioredoxin reductase catalytic domain-containing protein, whose translation is MSDEVDAFYEKLDKDAKSAGYHLNPDIDFTKALIKGLLTNEKRYGYQACPCRLATGKKSDDLDIICPCDYRDSDLDEYGTCYCGLYVSKDVVDGKKQFGSIPERRPPKEKRGKMEQKKTGNVFTNLSKPVWRCKVCGYLCARDEPPEVCPICKVTKDRFERFM
- a CDS encoding glutaredoxin family protein, translated to MKFEHVKGKNKGKILLYALSTCIWCKKTKEFLDKLGVDYQYIYVDLLDEDDKDKAMEDIKKWNPSCSFPTMVFNNKKCIVGYKEDEIKEVLGL
- a CDS encoding nitroreductase family protein; translation: MIIVVLGRREDDCIIRDRVYYQFDIGMATSAMILRAAELGFVAHPIAGYSPKKTREILGIPDNVDVIALVIFGRRSDKIDPILSDKQVEAEKERPTRKKIDEFVYLNRYIERGGLKK
- a CDS encoding nitroreductase family protein; the protein is MNVKEAIVKRRAYRSLEPVEISIDLIKDLAECAQLTASCFNNQPWHMFLFTIKRF
- a CDS encoding acyl-CoA dehydrogenase, which gives rise to MDFELTDQQKMFQKTIHEFAEKEIKPLASKIDKEEYFSWDLIKKMGKMGLMGMTVPKKYGGAGIDRVSYMIALEEISRVCGSTGITVEAHNSLGVGHIYEKGTEEQRKKYLPNLLNGKAVAAWALTEPNAGSDAASIQTTAVLDGDEWVLNGTKQFITSGDIAAVVTVMAKTDKTKGAKGISAFIVEKGTPGFRAGQIEDKLGLRGSRTAELIFEDCRIPKENLLGEKDMGFIGAMNILDRGRTAIGAMAVGIARGALEESIEYAKQREQFGKPIGKNQAIQWMIADMATEIDAARLLVYRAAYLEDHNKPFSKEAAMAKLFASEIAMRATRNAIQIHGGYGYMRDRPLERFYRDVKLCQIGEGTSEVQRMVIARRLGL
- a CDS encoding TATA-box-binding protein is translated as MIEIKVQNIVASTTFAEKLDLDVIAQSLEEAEYEPEQFPGLVYRLDKPKTATLLFRSGAANCTGAKTIEDVKTTVKIIAEKLENIGIKVYKNPEIVIQNIVATSDVGGELNLSEVAVALGLENVEYEPEQFPGLVYRIKEPRVAMLLFGSGKIVCAGARKIEEITIAVDKLSKELTSLGLLRK